A stretch of DNA from Xyrauchen texanus isolate HMW12.3.18 chromosome 31, RBS_HiC_50CHRs, whole genome shotgun sequence:
cagattcatatttatttatgtagattttgtataaagaaatgtaattcattatttttgcTCACTTATTAAGAGCATTTTCACACTATAATTTTACAGATATTacacaaaattgtaaaaaaaaaaaaaaaaaaaaaaaaaaaaaagatttattattattaataattttattgatttttttttttttcatcttttttcagAATTGTTATTTGATTATAGACGTTTAATGTTATATTTGAACAAAATAACAATCGTAAAAGTTTAATTAGGCCTTTGAAGGCCTACATGTACCTGTATATATATGACGTTATATAACCTACTTGTGCTCAGTGTGACCAGGAACCTAATTTGATGGCGGTAGTTTAGCTGGTTCTATTAGCCAAGTCAACAAGGCGTCTGTTTCAAAGTGTCTTGGCCCACATAAGCACCACACATCACTTATCCTTTTAATTAAAGCACTGTTCATGTTCTAGACTCACTTCTTGTCTAAATCACTGCGTCAAAAGAGGTGTAAACGGGAGAATTCGGGCAATGAATACGCCCGCTAAATGTGCTCTTTAGCATGGATCTTTGGAACTTTGTTATGCGTACCTGTAAATGCCTGCAAATGCCCGAAAACAGGAACTTGTCTGACCCCCTGCTGTTAGTTGATGGCTTGGCTTTGTAAATGCTAATTTGTTTGGGACTGGCAGCTCAAGATTGCCCCTATTCCCCTGCCCCCCTCCTTACTATTCAGGAAAGGTGATTTGGCTGATAAGTGCTTTACATTGTGTCAATCTACAACAAAGACTGTAGTACCTGAAAATAAGTTTGTATCTGGGTGTCCACTGCTCTTCATAACAAAGGAGAAATACTCATTAGGATTATGCAAATTTATTTAGTGTAAAATCCACTCAAACAATACAAAACCtgcaaaataaacaatgtaaaacaatgtaaacaacaaaaatgtttcacaCACAAATGGTCACTTCAGAGATACAACTTTTTTAAATCTCTACCACTGTACACATTGGAATGACCACAGACACTCTCTCCCTAGTGTGACTTAACTGCACAGTTGTGGTACAAACTGGCTAAAGCTGTCTCTGCAGATGTTAGTCCATTTCCTGAGTGAATATAAAGTCTTAGGGATCTTTCCAGCCAGCCCACAGAGTGTGTTCACACACAGAATATGTCCCATGAGCCAAATTAATTGTCTTATGCACCGCAAGAGTGCAAAAATTGCACGGTCTGATATTTTGAAAACAGCCTGCCATGCCAAAAGCATAAATGCAAGCAGTTTCAACATCAAATGTTCAGGGCTGTCTTCTGTGACCCTGAACCCATCTGCATCCATATTTTCCTCCCCAAAAATGTCAGTGTCTTCAAGCTGATCCTCTTCCATGAAACTGTCTGCCTGATCATAGTAGCCATCTTCATCTGAAGACTCACTGTCACTGGCACTCATGAAAAGCTCGAAGTCTTCCCTCATCATTGTCATCTGTAACCCAAACACAACACCCATTTTAAAACCACCAGAAGTGTCAAGTAACTAAGTACAAATACTTCGTTACCTTACTTAAGTAGAAATTTGGGTATCTACACTTTATTGGAGTAATTATTTTTCAGCTGACTTTTTACTTCTACTTACATTTTCACGCAATTATCTGTACTTTCTactcttacattttaaaaatagcctTGTTACTTCTTTTTCATTTCGGCTTTTTGTCATTCCGGCTTGTCATCGTCCAAAAAAATGACCAATAATACACACGGATAATAGATCTGAGTCCCGCCTCCTGAACACACATCGCTAAACTGATTATCTGTGATAGGTGATTCTATCTTCCGCTTCATGAAACACATGGTAATGCTCAGTACACGTTCTTTAATGTATTTGCATTGtactaaaatttaaataaaactgaaatttatTTTCTATGGGCATATATAACAGGTAGTCCCAAAtgttaaacataaacattttaatataacttTATAGTCATTATGGCCTTTAGAAAAATGTTTTTTCTAGGAGGTGGGGTAGTGCACTATATGCCCCTGTGGCATGGTCTAAGCTTTTGTCcttaatggattttttttcctTACATTGATTTTACTTTTATACTTTAAGTAGTTTTTGAAACCAGTACTTAGAAAAAAGCTTGAGTTGATACTTCAACTTCTACAGAAGTCTTTTCTAAACCCTAGTatctatacttttacttgagtaaagaaTGTGAATACTTTTGACACCTCTGAAAACCACACAAACAAAATCATCACTAAGG
This window harbors:
- the LOC127624673 gene encoding uncharacterized protein LOC127624673, which produces MNNNLKMMWTTLCKRTLIMKISSFPWVPVTLQILPVLHCCHQLCFVCSKGTNRLIYKTKNCTRTALCKMTMMREDFELFMSASDSESSDEDGYYDQADSFMEEDQLEDTDIFGEENMDADGFRVTEDSPEHLMLKLLAFMLLAWQAVFKISDRAIFALLRCIRQLIWLMGHILCVNTLCGLAGKIPKTLYSLRKWTNICRDSFSQFVPQLCS